The Musa acuminata AAA Group cultivar baxijiao chromosome BXJ2-5, Cavendish_Baxijiao_AAA, whole genome shotgun sequence genomic interval CTTGCAGTTTAGAAGTAAAAACATCTATATATCGTGAGATGACCTAGGCAGTGATCCTTTGCATGCAAGTTGGAACATAATCGTGGATATGATCTAGACTAGAAAAAGTAGTCATTTTCTGTTTGGTGGAAGATTTCAAGTTGGATAAAATGTTGGGAACTTTGGAGAAAAGTTAAAACACAAGACAAAATAAAGAAGAGCATGACCTGGAACAATGGTGGATTTTGTATGAGGTTAACTAGAGTGATACAGCAAGTGAAGAAGAGTACGGAAGCATGGAAAATCTGCCAGTTTTAAATCACGGTATTACTGATACTAACCTGACAAATTGATTTGTCAAAATATCTGATCTTTCTATCCTGAGATTGCTTTTAGATATGTGTAGACTAATTGTACACCAATCAAAAGCTGACTAATgaacattttaaatgaaaagtccTTTATAATGCCTTCTTAAGATGGATAGCTTGTAGATTTATCTAGTGTAACATGCTTAAGCTATTGATTATTCTTTTGATCCCATTTGCGAAGCGATACAAAGCTCGAGCTAGAAGTTATCATCTTCTCAAAGATCAAATCAGATAACACTAAGTTTGCAGAACAGTGGGATTCTTTCTTGGCATATGATCATTTCTCCATGAACATACTCAAATTCTTCATTCTATAGCTCGTGGCCTTCTGTCTAGTAACTAGCATTCTTCATGCCTATTGCCAATTTGATTTTTGGTGGTTGTTCATGTCCCTGTTTCCTTGGCCCTTTAGTTTTGCTAGAATTAACTTTTGGCATAATGGGACAACACATGTGGGCTAAAATTAACCTGCCGTAATCTTATTTTAACTAGCTGAGATCTAATTGCATTGTGTGaccatacaaacatatatatctgTGTATTGTTTAGTGAAGCTCCCTAAAATAATAAAAGCATATTTCCTGCACTGGCGCAAAGGTCAATACATATGTAAAAATATGTGAAAAGTACCCACACTTGTAAATATGTGGCCCATATATTTGTCATTGTAGTTGTGTAATCTGTATCCAAGTCATTCTTTGAATGATCTTGTGTGTGTCTCAATTAATTTAGGTCAATACtggttttgattttgattttttttgttttccattGGCCTTTATTCTAATGCTTGTCCCTTGTCTAACAGGTTGTGTGGAATTTCACAAAAGATGTCAAGTGCATCTGAGATGTCAGTAAAGAACATTGAGACCTCTGAGCTACGAACAATGGAAGATGAGTATGCAAGATTAATGTTGCCAAGTGAGACAAGAATGGCCAATTTTGATTCTCAACAGGCAGTTGAGAAAGCTAAATCAAATTCCTGCATCTGgtggatgaaattttttttttgctgcTTTCTTCTACTGCTACTTATTTTCGTCTTTGTCAAATGGGGAATCCCGTTTGCTTTTGAGAAGGTACCATTTGCCTTCTTCAATTATATTCAGTTAGAATACTCTGTTCTGCTATATGTTCTAGTCTAGCTATTCCGTTCTTGCCAATAGTTATGGTTAGATATTTTTTTAGGTTACATATGTCACGATTTTTCAGCAGGAAATGTTACACAATCTGCAATGAGAGATACACATTTATCAGCGAGAATAGTTGTGCCACTCAGGCATGTCTCAGCAAGAATCAAAGGTGCCATTGGCAAAAAGGTATTGGCATACATCATGCCAGGTGCCAACGTATGGGTAGGACAACATTCCAGGTGTATCAATATCTTTTGCATCATGTCCAAAAGATATTGATACACGCCTGTGCCATGATATGACAATCCTTGCACATGAATGTATCCCAACCTTAGACTAGGTCTTGAAAAGTTTATTCCAAACATGCTTGGTATGTCTTTATTTCTTAATGTATTATTTTATCTTCCATATCTGAACTATTAAATTGATTGGTTCCACATGTTTTATTTACAAATTGGTTGGTTGTTGACCCTCCATGCTGAAACCTATGAGTTGTGCTGCATCATATGTCATATTCTTGCACTAAAATATGTTTATTGCTTGAACTGCCTTACTTTTGCTAATTTACAACCCAAAAAATATCATCACATGAGCTTGCCTACAAATAAGAGTACCCAAAAATTGCCATTTGGAGGTGCATAGAGCTTTGTATACCATCCCATCATAGCTCTCTGATGTGAGATTATTGAGGAAGATAATCTCTTCCGCACAGATTCGTAACTTGTTAGAGCCAAACGGTGTTAACTCTACCTCATAATATATTCTTGCATCGTTGCATTGGTAGTCTTTTCCCACTGGACCTACTAATTCATGCATTTAGATTCTTAGGTTAGATCTAAAACTCTTATTATCTCAACTCATGTACAAAACTACATGAGTTTTGCCTCTAAAAAGAATTCAGAGGTTACTATTATGGGGATGAGCTTTGACTTACGTATGACCTTATGTCATCCAATGTGATATATTGCATTATGTACATGGCTTCGGTTTCTTAGAAGCTGGAAAATATATTTATACTGATCATTCATTTTGACATGTTAATGATTCCATTGAATTACTCTGTAGGTTCTCCTTCCAATTATGGAGTGGGAAGCAACTGCTTTTGGTCGGCCTGTTCTTGCTCTGGTACTCGTTGCATCCTTGGCTTTGTTCCCAGTTGTTTTACTTCCTTCTGGACCATCGATGTGGCTGGCAGGAATGATTTTTGGGTATGGTCTTGGATTTGTTATAATCATGGTAGGAACTACCATAGGCATGTTGTTGCCTTATTTTATTGGCTTGCTATTTCGTGAGCGGATACATGTAAGACCTCTCGATTCCTTATGTCCGCTTTATTCACGGAGATCAACCCTCACTGAACCTCAATTTTTCTGTGTTTTctcttttctgtttttttttatgatcaatgtTCACAGGGATGGTTGAATAGATGGCCTCAGCAGACTGCTATACTTAGGCTGGCTGCGGAGGGAAGCTGGTTTCATCAATTTCGGGTCGTTGCACTCTTTAGGATTTCACCATTTCCATACACAATCTTCAACTATGCAGTAGTGGTGACAAGTATAAAATTTGGACCTTATATTAGCGGTTCGATCGCTGGAATGATACCTGAAGCTTTCATCTACATCTATAGGTTAGTAATCTACCCATTTCTAAATATATAACTATGTTGCTGAATCAACAATTAGGAGCCATGACCAATCATTATGATGCCTCTAAATATATAACTATGTTGCTGAATTAACATACAAATAGGAATCATGCCAAATCTTTATGATGTATAAGAGAAAATAATTTCAGTCCActtttttatgttttaaaactCAAATGTGTTTTGCGTTTTGCATTGAAAAGGTAAAGGATCTGATGCCCAATACTTACCCTTGGTCAGCCCTAGCTGATTTGTACGACAGTCCATCTCGATgttgtgtttttttcttttacctGGAAATCTTCTTTTATCCTTCCAAGAAGATCCATGACCTCTTGGAAGATATATTATGATTTCTAAACCTTCTTTTTCTGCTTATATTTTGGTGCAGTGGGCGATTAATACGGACTTTGGCAGATGTGAAATACAGAAAGTATACCATGACACCAGTGGAGATTATTTACAACATTGTATCGTTCGTTGTCGCCATCGCTATTACAATTGCCTTTACAGTTTATGCGAGACGAGCTTTGAGTGATCTTAGAAAGGCAGAAAGCAACAGCAGTGGGGGCATCAACCGGAATGGCAGTTCGGTTGAACTTGCAAAGCTCCcacaagaaagatcaatagtacATTCTTGGCGGATCAATGATGTATAATATATGAAAGAATACAAACACAATCTCTAACCTGATCCTTTGACAAACAAGATGACACCCTTCAACAGTGGAGTTGTAAAAGAAGAAAGTTACACAGTCTCCTTaatattttttcctttattttcaGCTTCTGtacatatgtatttttttttatttttccttgttGGAAAGGGATTACATTAGTTACATGTGTTGCTTCTTAATTGAGCAAAAACACTCTTAGTTTAGTCCCATTTTAGATGTGGAAAAAGACTTGACTTGCTTTATAATAACTTGATGAATGTATTATATTATCTCTAATTTAGCCTTTTTAAGTATTATGGATCGGTCATTAACAATTTTACACATCCTCTGGCAATGATCTAACTATTGTTGgttgatgtgatgtgatgtgatgtgatgacTAATAAGGGTTAACATATATGAGATTGATCATGAGTTCAATCCAAAAAGGTTAAACTTATTATCTATCAAGCCAATATATGTCacctattttttaaaaataggtAGTAAGTAATATGAGACTATCAA includes:
- the LOC135612715 gene encoding uncharacterized protein LOC135612715, which codes for MSSASEMSVKNIETSELRTMEDEYARLMLPSETRMANFDSQQAVEKAKSNSCIWWMKFFFCCFLLLLLIFVFVKWGIPFAFEKVLLPIMEWEATAFGRPVLALVLVASLALFPVVLLPSGPSMWLAGMIFGYGLGFVIIMVGTTIGMLLPYFIGLLFRERIHGWLNRWPQQTAILRLAAEGSWFHQFRVVALFRISPFPYTIFNYAVVVTSIKFGPYISGSIAGMIPEAFIYIYSGRLIRTLADVKYRKYTMTPVEIIYNIVSFVVAIAITIAFTVYARRALSDLRKAESNSSGGINRNGSSVELAKLPQERSIVHSWRINDV